From the Salinigranum rubrum genome, the window CGCACCTTTCGCGAGCGCAGTTCGAATCGTCTCCTCGCTGCGCTCCGGCCCGATCGTAACCGTGATGACCTCATCGGCGAGACCGTCCTCCCGACTCCGAACAGCCGCCTCCAAGGCGTATTCGTCCCATTCGTTTATTGAATACGTGAGATCCTTCTCCGCAATCGATGTTCCGTCTATTTCGAAGTCGTCAGCGACGACCGCGGACTCCTTTACCGTGACAAGGATTTTCATAACACGTGGTGGATTTCAGAGTGCGTCACAAATAATAATATCGGTCGGTCTAACTGGTGTGTAACCGATCAGGTCAATCGTGAGCCGTCATCTCTCCCGTTCTTTGTATCGCTGATCGTCGAACGAACGAGGTGGGATCTAGTCAAGTGGTGCTCTTTTTCGGTCCCGGAAAGTTTATTTGTCATCATATATAGTTTTGACATAGCGTTGACAATCTCCGATTTCGCAGAGTATAATCTCTCGCTTTAGATCAGCGACTTCTCCGAGAGGTAATCCAACAGACGAACGCACTCACACTCTATGCACTTGGGTGTACCATCGGAGGGTTCACCAGCCAGCCAAGTAAGAGCCTCAGTCGAACGTACGGCAATCGAGCACCTTGAGACGACGGTGCGACCATCCTCGGGAGCAACCGAACCATCCCGACAGAGTACACCGCGCTCGTCAACTCGACGATGGGACGGTATCTGGACTTCAACGAATGTAACACCACTGGCGAGTCGGTCTGCCATCCCAGCGATCACATACCGGCGCTCGTCTCGGTGGCGGAAGAAGAAGATACGAGCGGGGCAGAACTTCTTGAAGCGATCGTGCTCGCCTACGAGATTCAGGGTCGTGGATTCGATACCGGCACCATCTGGAACAGGGGATTCGACTACGTCACGTGGGGTGCCCACGCCGTAGCAGTGGCGGCCGGGGAGTTGATCGGACTCTCTCAACAGGAGTTGACCGATGCGCTCGGAATCGCCGTCATGTCGAACAACGGACTCATTATCTCCAGGCGCGATGCCGTTTCGAACTGGAAAGCGATCGTCCAGCCCTACGCGACGCACAACGTGATCCAGGCCTGCCAGATGGCCAGGGACGGGCCCACGGGACCCGGACATGCGTTTGAGGGAGACAGAGGGTTCTTCGAAGCGGTTTCTGGCGGCGAAGTGTTGTTCGACGACCTCGGTGGATGTAGCGGAAGGTTCCGAATCCTCGGAACGAGTTTCAAGACGTTTGCCTGCGGCTATTTCTCGCACCCATCGCTGACGGTACTCGACATCATTACCGAGCACAATCTCGAAGCCAAAGACCTCGAAGAGATCGACATCCATACGTTCGATCACGCCATACAGATCTACGCGAGCTGCCCGGAGAAGTGGTGAACCGATCTCAACAGGGAAACAGCAGACCACAGCCTTCCGTACAATGTCTCGGTTGTCGTACTCGACCGGAAAGTGACCCCGCGGCAGTACCGCGAAGATTACCTCACGAACAGTCGCGTCCACGAGATGACGCAGAAAGTCTCGGCCGTCGAAGATGGGTCGTTGAACGCACACCGACGTGAGAATCCACGACATGTTCCTTCAATTGTCAGGATTACCACGACCGACGGTGAGGAATATGAGACAAGAGTTGGCTATCCCAGCGGCCATCCGGAACGACCGATATCCGACGCTGAAATCGAGGGAAAAAGCGGTCGCTGTCTACGGAGTATATGACCGAACGGCAGATTCAACAGATCATCCACGACTGTACCGAACTGCACGAACTCAATCGCGCCAAGGATCGCGTCCAGCACCTCATCGTTTAGGCCAGTGTCCAGGATACAGACCAGTCTTTTTGTTCCTCATCACCAGTCCCAAGCCGAATTGTATCGCTATCGGGGCTCAGACCACCGAGTAACACTTATGCCACCGCTCCGATATGGACGAGTATGTCATGGGAAGAAGACGCGTTTCACGCACTCAAGGAGAGTGAGATCGACTTCATAGCATACCTTCCGGACACGGTACTCGATGGATTGCTCAATCGTCTTATAGACGACAACGAGTTTCAGACAGTCCGAGTGGCCCGGGAAGAGGAAGCCGTCTCACTGCTCAGCGGCGTCTGGCTCGGTGGCGGCCGAGGCGCGTTGATCTGTCAATCGAGCGGGCTCGCCAACTGTTTCAACGCGCTCGGCTCGCACGCGATCCCCGCCGAGTTACCGTTTCTCGGGATCGTGACCCGGCGTGGCGCCATCGGCGAACACAACCGGGCACAGGTCGCTGCCGGATACGGGCTGCCACGGATGCTCAACGACCTCGGGGTCCGGAACTATCAGCTCGAAAACGCCGACGCCGCCAAATCTGAGACCGCCTTAGCGGCCGAGACGGCGTTCGCGACGAAGGAGCCGTACGTACTTTTCCTAGAGCGGACCCTCACGGGAGGCAAAGATGACTGACCCAGATACTCTACGTATCGACGACGAAGAGATCGTTGAGGCCATACTGCAGGAGACGCCGGACGCAGCCATCGTTGCGAACCTCGGGGTAGCCTCGTGGGTGCTCGCAAGGATTAGGGACCGCGAGCGAAACTTCTACATGGACGGTGGCATGGGCGGAACGACGCCCACTGGGATGGGAATCGCGCTCCGGACTGACGAGGACGTGGTCGTCCTCGACGGCGACGGCTCGATGCTGATGTCGATGGGCTGTCTGTCGACTGTCGGTGCGTACGGCCCGGACAACCTAACGATCGTGGTGCGGGACAACGGCGTTTACGGGACGACTGGAGGGCAGTCGAACGCATCCGCCAATGTTGACTTTGCTGGCGTCGCAGAGAGCTGTGGCATACAGAGTGAGCGAGCGTCGACGCCCGAAGAGTTCGAGTCGACGTTTCGCGAAGCCGTCAACCGGCCGGGACCATCGCTGATCGAGTGCAGAGTGACGCCGATCTCCATCGGTCCACCGGACGACTTCGTACCGTACGAATATAGTCACTCCTACGCCGCCCATCGGTTCCGCTCCGTAATTGGGATCGAGTGATCACGGCGCGACGAAAGACTTCCGGATCC encodes:
- a CDS encoding thiamine pyrophosphate-dependent enzyme, which codes for MTDPDTLRIDDEEIVEAILQETPDAAIVANLGVASWVLARIRDRERNFYMDGGMGGTTPTGMGIALRTDEDVVVLDGDGSMLMSMGCLSTVGAYGPDNLTIVVRDNGVYGTTGGQSNASANVDFAGVAESCGIQSERASTPEEFESTFREAVNRPGPSLIECRVTPISIGPPDDFVPYEYSHSYAAHRFRSVIGIE
- a CDS encoding thiamine pyrophosphate-binding protein; protein product: MSWEEDAFHALKESEIDFIAYLPDTVLDGLLNRLIDDNEFQTVRVAREEEAVSLLSGVWLGGGRGALICQSSGLANCFNALGSHAIPAELPFLGIVTRRGAIGEHNRAQVAAGYGLPRMLNDLGVRNYQLENADAAKSETALAAETAFATKEPYVLFLERTLTGGKDD
- a CDS encoding MmgE/PrpD family protein, yielding MPTEYTALVNSTMGRYLDFNECNTTGESVCHPSDHIPALVSVAEEEDTSGAELLEAIVLAYEIQGRGFDTGTIWNRGFDYVTWGAHAVAVAAGELIGLSQQELTDALGIAVMSNNGLIISRRDAVSNWKAIVQPYATHNVIQACQMARDGPTGPGHAFEGDRGFFEAVSGGEVLFDDLGGCSGRFRILGTSFKTFACGYFSHPSLTVLDIITEHNLEAKDLEEIDIHTFDHAIQIYASCPEKW